From Bacillota bacterium:
CCGCGCGGAGGAGCACCTCTCCAACACGCCCAAGCAGCTGGCGGTCTACCGGGCGCTGGGCCTGGAGCCGCCCGCCTTCGGCCACCTGCCCATGATCCTCGCCCCCGACCGGTCGAAGCTCTCCAAGCGCCACGGCGCCATCGCCGTGGAGGAGTTCCGGGACCGCGGCTACCTTCCTGAGGCGATGGTCAACTACCTGGCGCTCCTCGGCTGGTCGCCGGGCGGCGAGGAAGAGTTCTTCACCCGCGACGAGCTCGTCGCCCGCTTCGACCTCGACCGGGTCAGCCGCCAGCCGGCCATCTACGACGTGGAGAAGCTGACCTGGATGAACGCGCACTACCTGCGCGAGGCCGACCTGGGCCGGCTGGCCGACCTGACCGCGCCCTTCCTGGAGCGGGCGGGTCTGGCGGCGCCGGGCGCGCTGGCCGGGCCCGGCCCGGAGCGCCAGCGCCTGGAGGGCGTCCTGGCCGCCGGCCGCGACCGGGTGCGGACGCTGGGCGAGGTGCCGGAGGCCTTCCCCTACTTCTGGCGCGCCCCCGCCCCGGAGGACTTCGACCCCAAGGGTGTGAGGAAGCACTTCCTGTCGCCGGCGCCTGCCGCCGCGGAGACGGGTGCTCCCGCGCTGCCGCCCGCGCCCGAGCGGCTCCGCGCCGCGGCGGCCGCGCTGGAGTCGCTGCCCGCCTGGGACGAGGCGCGCGCCGAGGCCGCCTTCCGCGCCCTCTGCGAGGCGCGCGGCTGGAAGACCGGCCAGCTCTTCCACCCGGTCCGCCTGGCGGTCAGCGGTCGGACCGTCGGCCCGAGCCTCTTCGCGCTCCTGACGCTCCTGCCGCGGCAGGAGGTGGTCCGGCGGTTGCGCGACGCCGCCCGCTGGATCGAGGAAGGCCGTTTCGAGGCGCTGGTCGCGGACGAGGCGGCGCCGGCCCCGGAGGGCGGGGCGCCGCGCTCGGACGGCAGGCCATGAGCCTGCCCGCCGTCCGAGCGCGGGCCGGGTGGCCGGTTGCGAAGAGCGGCCGACCGTGCTATAGTCCTGCTTGCCTGCGCGGGAGGACCGCGGAAGCGGATCCTTGCGTGCGCGTCCTCAGGTTCTGACTGAGGAGGCCGTCGGTGGGGGATCGTCCAACGGTAGGACACATGACTCTGGATCATGGAATCCTGGTTCGAATCCAGGTCCCCCAGCCAGAAGACTTCTGCCGGATTCGTCTAGAGGCCCAGGACGCCGCCCTCTCACGGCGGTAACGCGGGTTCGAATCCCGCATCCGGTACCATCGTTCCCGAAAGAGCTTGAGCCACAAGACATTGCGGACGTCAGACCCCGGGTGCTGGGGAGAAGTTGGGGAGAACTCGGGGAGATCCGCAGGTGACCGCCGGGTAGCGTGGTACCGAATTCCGGCGGTCACAGCTCTTTTCTGGCAGGCATGCTGTTGGCTGCCGCCAAGGCATCGCTGAGTAGCTGATCGGCTGCGAGGGCTGCCTGGCTCTGTTGCACGGGTAGCACGTGCGCGTAGATCCTGAGCGTCGTCATGACGTCGGAATGCCCGAGCATCTTAGAGATCACGTGGATGGGCGTTCCGGCGGCCGCCTGGAGCGTCGTGAACGTGTGTCGCAGGTCATGAAAGCGGGGGAGCGGAGGCTTGAACCCAGCCTTTTCCACCGCCCTCCTGAACGCTGCGCTCAGCCAGTTCGGGCTCAGCGGCTGCCCGTCCTCACGGGGAAACACCAAGTCCCATTTATCGCCCTGCCAGGCCGGACCCCAGGCCAGTCGCGCCTTTTGTATCAGGAGCTTTTGCCGTCTCAAGACCGTCGCGGCCTCGGGGCCGATCTTCACCTGGCGGACCGACTCGCGCGTCTTGGGCGTCGTGGAAGCCAACCCATTGTCCAGGCGCTGGAGTGCCTGGGCGACACGTAGGACCCCGTCTTCTAGATCGACGTCGCGCCAGCGGAGGCCCAAGAGCTCGCCTCGGCGCATCCCGGTAGCAAGAGCCAGAACGACGATGGCCTCTATCCTTGTACCCCGCACGGCGGCCATGAGCTGCATCACTTCATCGCGGTCGAGGGCCCTCATCTCTGGGGGATCCCATCTCGGAGGTGAGGCCTTCGCGACCGGGTTGGTGGAGATGAGACCCCAGGTAACGGCGTCTTGGAGCGCCCGGTGGAGCATCCGGTGGTGCTGGGCAACCGTCCTGGCCGACAAGCCACCTCGTAGCCATTCAGCGTAGGCTCGCTCCAAGTCAAGCGGAGTGATGCGCTGAAGCGGAACGACGCCCAGGACCGGCCGGACGTGGTTCTCGATGATCCCCGCGTAGCGCTCGACCGTGCGGGGCCGTAGCTTCATGCGTGTTGCTTCGATCCACTGGACGAGGAACTCGCCGACAGTCATCCTGCGCGGTTCCACGACGATGCCCAGGTCGGCCGCCCGCAGAAGAGCGGTGAGCTCCTGCTCGGCGTCTTCGCGAGTGCCACGTACCGACTTGCGGTAGCGCTTTCCACCCCGCCAGACCTCGACCCGCCAAGAATCGCGCCCGCGTTGCTCGATATGCCCACGCCCCGACGTAGAGGATGGGCGCCCGCAAGTATGATGCTTTGTCAAAGATCCATCGACCTCCGTGCACATGCACGGGCGGTCCCTCCGGCGCACGTGGTACGCCGCGGGACCGCCCGCTCCCTCTTCTAACCTCGGCTAGCTGGCGGAGGCCGCGTGGGTGTGCTCCCGCTCCTCCATCCACGTGAAGAGGGCGTCGCGGCGAATCAGGCCTGTGTCCCAGGACGTGGTGGAAAAGCCCTGGGTGAGCTGAGGTCCTTCCGGCTGCACCCGAGGGCGTAGACCGAGGGTGCAGCCGGGCAAGCCAGCCAGTTCCTGGCTGGACAAGGAAAGCCACCCTGAGGTTTCCTGGCGGTAGCGAACCCGCAACCAAGGAGGGACCTCAGGAGTGGCTGAGTTCAGTCTCTCGCTCTCGGAGCTCCTGCGCAACGCCCAGGACGCTCCGGACTTCTTCCGGATCGCGCTTCAGCGGCTCCTCCAGGCGTTGATCGAGGCCGAGGCCAGCGAGAAGATCGGCGCCGAGCGCTACGAGCGCACGCCCGAGCGGGTGACGCAGCGCAACGGCCACCGGCCGTACGTCCTGAAGAGCCGGATGGGACCGCTCGAGCTCGGCATCCCCAAGCTCCGCAAGGGCTCCTTCTTCCCCAGCCTCCTCCAGCCGCGACGCCGGACCGAGAAGGCGCTCCTCTCGGTGATCCAGGAGGCCGGCCTCAGAGGCCGTACTGCGAGCGCACCAGGTCGAGGAGCCCCTTCTTCTCCAGCATCCGGAAAGGAAGGAGCAGGGTCAGCTGGACGGCGCCGGGGAGGCGGGAGACCTCGACGCCACCGGTGACCGTGGCGCGGTTCCGCACCTCCGCCTCGCTGACGCCCAGGAAGCGCGCCGCCCTCCGGATGGCGTTCTCGGTGGCGCGGTTGAGGTCGACGCCGGTGCCGATGAACTGGAGCGGCGCCACGTCGAGCTCGGGGGCGACGCCGATCCGCTCGCCGAGGGCGCGGGCCGCGGTCACTTCCTCCGCCGCGAAGGGGCGGGCGATGGGCGGCAGGTCCTCGGGCCGCGGCAGGAGGATCGGGCCTTCCAGCTCCAGGCCGGGGAGCACGTCGACGCGGACCGTCACGTCGGCGGTGACGTCGATGGAGTGGAGCGCCAGCTCGCCGCGGCCCATCACCGAGTGGGCGTCGCCCATGTAGACGCCGGCGCCCTCCACCTTGACCGGGCAGAGGAGGACGGCGCCCTCGCGGACGTCGCGGCAGTCGAGGTGCGCGTCGGTCCGGTGGGCGTCGAGCTGCTCCTGGGTGAGCGCGTAGGGGTGGTGCGCGCCGACGAGGCTCGCGCCGAAGTCGCCGGCGTTGTGCGAGTCGGGCATGTCGACGGAGGGCGTGGTGCCGATGTTGCCCACGTTGGGGATGACGCGGGCGACCATGCCGCTGAGCGTGTGGGGCGCGTAGAGGAGGATCGGATGCTGCTCGCTTCCTTCGGGGAGGGAGGCCTCCTCGCGGGCGCGCTCGGCGATGCGGCGGGCGTTGGCCTCGTCCACGGCCAGGGCGACGCGGTACTCGTCGTCGTAGGTGACGGTGTAGCCCTCCTCGAAATGGAAGGCGCTCGCCTCGGCGCCGCAGCGGGCGCAGCGGACCGCTTCCTCGCCCGTCCCCTCGGGGCGGCTCTCCGGCCAGGGCGCGCCGCAGTTGGGGCAGCGCTTGTCGACGAAGGGGTCGTCGCCGAAGGCCTTGGGGTTGAGCGTCATGGTGCCGGTGGCGGCGGCGTGGGAGACGACGCGGAGCCGCTCGATGGTGATGGCGACGGCGTCGCCCGGCCGCGCGCCCTCCACGTAGACGGGCTGGGTCACCTCGTGGCCGCCCTTGAAGTGCGGCGTGATCATGGGGCCCCAGCAGCCGGGCGGGGTGACGGCGCGGATCCGGCCGCCGCTGGGGATGCGGCCGAAGAAGCCGGCGGTGACGGCCCGGACGCCGAACCGGCCGAAGATCTTGCGAACCAGGCTGATGGTGGCTCCGTAGAGATCGCGGCTCAAGAGCACCCGGTCGCCGCCTCCGCCCCCTCCAGCAGGGCTACGGCCTCTTCAAAGGCCGCCACGGTGGGGTTGTGGTGCCGCGTATAGGTGAAGCCGCTCCGGGCTCCCCCCAGGATGGCGTCCATCTCCGTGGGGCCGGGGGCGACGTACGTGTTGCTGGCGTAGATGGGCCCCACCGTGGGCGTGAAGGTCGGCGCCGGGCGGCGTTCCCCGGCGTGGACCGCGACGGTGGCGGGCGAGCAGTCGCGAAGCTCCACTGGATCGGATCCCTCCACGGCGTCGAGTGGACCGGCTCGCCGTAGCTTCTTGGAACGGGGGCGGCATTCCTTGCAGAGCAGATGGGCGGCGGGGCAGGCGGAGGATCCGGGCATCTGAGCAAGCGGAGGCGGGTGAGGCGGCGGTGGGGGACGTCATCGAGGTGGAGAGGCTCGAGAGGCGGTATGGCGCCGTGGAGGCGGTGCGCGGGGTCTCGTTCACGGTCCGGGCGAGGGAGATCTTCGCCTTCCTCGGGCCCAACGGTGCCGGGAAGACGACCACGATCAAGATGCTGGCCACGCTTCTCGATCCGAGCGGCGGGCGGGCGACGGTGGCGGGCCATGACGTCGTCCGGGAGAGGGCGCGGGTGCGGGAGGCGATCGGCATCGTCTTCCAGGACCCGACGTTGGACGACCAGTTGACGGCGATGGAGAACCTGGTCTTCCACGGTCTCCTCTACGGGCTGTCGGAACGGCAGGTGCGGGAACGGGCGCTGCCCCTCCTCCGCCTCTCCGGGCTGGAGGAGCGGGCGCAGAGCCTGGTGCGCACCTTCTCGGGCGGGATGAAACGCCGGCTGGAGCTGGTCCGCGGCCTGATCCACACGCCGGAGGTGCTCTTCCTGGACGAGCCGACGGTGGGTCTGGACCCGCAGTCGCGTGCGCAGATGTGGGAGCTGGTCCGGGGGCTGGCGCGCGACGGCGGCGTGACGGTCTTCATGACCACGCACTACATGGACGAGGCGGAGGTCGCCGACCGGATCGCCATCATGGACGACGGCCGCATCGTGGCGCTGGACACCCCGGACGGGCTGAAACGGCAGGTGGGCTCCGACATCATCCTGGTGGAGGCGGATGAGCCGCCCGCCGACCCGCACTGGGCGGAGGGTCTCGGCGTCGAGCTGCGGGGAGGCGCGCCGCGCTTCGAGGTCCGCTGCCAGGGCGCCGACCGGGTGCTGCCGCGGGTGGTGGAGGCCTTCACGGGGGTGCGGCGCGTGGAGGTGCGCAGGCCGACCCTGGATACGGTCTTCCTGACGCTGACGGGGCGCGAGATCCGGGAGGAGCCGCCGGAGGATCCGCGGCGGCGGAGGGCGAGGTGGGGCCGGTGAGGGCGGCGCGGGGCGCCTACGTGATCTGGCTCCGGGAGCTGCTCCGGTTCGTGCGCCAGCCGTCGCAGATCGTGGGCATGTTCGCCCAGCCGCTCCTCTTCCTGCTGCTGGTGGGGAACGGGATCCGCAGCGGCTTCACCCTCAACGCCGCCCGGGGAGCGGACTACCTGACGTTCATGTTCCCCGGCATCGCGGGCATGTCGGTGCTCTTCACCAGTCTCTTCAGCGCCGTCTCGATCGTCTGGGACCGGGAGTTCGGTTTCTTGAAAGAGGTGCTCGTCAGCCCGGTGCCGCGCTGGGCGATCGTGCTGGGCAAGGCGGCGGGCGGGGTGTCGGTGGCGGTGGTGCAGGGCGCCATCCTCCTCCTGCTCGCGCCGGCCGTCGGCGTCCGCCTGGGCGTGCTCACCTTCCTGGCCATGCTGGGGGTGCTGGCGCTCGTCTCCCTGACGCTGGTCGGCCTCGGCATCCTCATCGCCAGCCGGATGGAGTCGATGCAGGGGTTCCAGGTGATCATGAACTTCCTGGTCATGCCGATGTTCTTTCTGTCGGGGCTCTTGTCAGTGGCGGCTGAACGAGGATGGAAGATCCCGGAGGCGGCACCGACGGGCCCATGTCAGCCTCTTATCGACGCGCTCCGCCACATCGTCTACGGCTCCTCCGCCCTGGAACGGGCGTTGACGCAGTTCCCGCTGGAACTGGACCTGGCGGTGACGGCGGGCGTGGCCGCGGTGCTGCTCGGCCTCGCCTCGTGGGCGTTCACCACCGCCCGGAACGTCTGACCGGAGGAGGCGGGGGAGGAGCTCCCGGTCCACCTCCCCGCTCTCCACGCCTCCTCCGGAGAGCCTCAGGGCCGGCTCGCCGTCGCCTTTCCCCGCACCTCCGGCTTGCGCGCCCGCCGCCAGGCATCCATCCCCCCGGCCAGGTGGGAGACGTCGCGGAAGCCACGGCGGAGGAGCTCCGCGGCCGCGGCCTGGCTCCTGTGGCCTGTCTTGCAGACGAGCACCACCTTCTGCGACGGCCCCGCGTCGCGGGCCAGCCGAGCTTCGCTGCCGAGCGGGTAGGAGAGGGCGCCTTCGATGTGGCCCGCGCGGAACTCGCGACGGGTGCGAACGTCGATCAGCACCAGGTCCGGGCGGGCTTCCAGGAGCGCCTCGAGCTGGTCGGGGGTGAGATCGGCCAGCCCCCGGGGATGGCGGAACAGGTCGAGCAGAGTCGTCTCCTCGTCCCTCCCTTGCCTGCTCGACAAAGAATACCGCCGGCTCTGGAAATGCCGGAAGCCTTCCGCAGCGGAGCGCCGGGCCTGCCGGCTCCGTCTTGGGTGGCGGGCCCGGCCCGGCGAGGTCCGGCGGTCGGATGGCCCCCACCCGAAGCCTCCCCGGTGCCGGGCGGGCTCCGGTGGGTGGGAGGTCTCTAGCGGCGGCGTCCACTCCGAGGGTCGTGGAGCGCCGGGGCGGCCGCCTGGCGTGTCGCCTCCTCGCGCGCTTCCTTCCAAGGCTCCCGGGCCGCGTAGCCCCTTTCCTGCGCGTCCTCGGCCTCGAGGACGTCGGCGGCCGCATGCCAGCGGGACGACAGCTCGTCCAGGAAGCGGGCGCGCTCGCCCACCAGCACGTCCTCGGCGCCCGGGTGGGTGGGATGGGCGCCCGACTCGGCCACCATGGCGCGGAGGGCGGCCGGGTTGTCGATGATGGGGCACGGCGCGTAGTGGTTGGGCGAGAAGGGGATGCGCCGCTGGTAGGCCGCGAAGAGGGGGCTCCGGAGGATCTCGAGAAGCGAGGATTCGCGGATGTTGTGGGTGGCGAAGTGGACGAAGGCACAGGGTTCCGCTTCGCCGCTGGGGGTGATGTGCAGGTACGTCCGTGCCCCCGCGATGCAGCCCTGCGTGAAGTGCCCGTCGTTCCAGAAGTCGGCGATCAAGATGGGCCGGGTCCGGCGGAGTTCGTTGACCCGGCGGACGAGCCAGGCCCGCTGCTCCGGCCGGAGCATCAGGTCCAGGTCGGCGTCCGGCCCCACGGGCACGTAGTGGAAGCTCCAGAGGTAGACCACGCCCTTCTCGATGAGGAAGCTGATGAAGTCGTCCGAGAAGACCTCTTCGACGTTCCGCCGGGTGACGGTGATCGACGCGCCGAAGAGGACGCCGCGCTCGCGCAGCCGGTCCATGGCGGCCATCACCCGGTCGAAGACACCGGGACCGCGCCGGTCGTCCGTCTCTTCCCTCCACCCCTCCAGGCTGATGGCGGGCGAGAGGTTGCCCAGCTCGGCCAGCCGGTCGGCCACCCGGTCGGTGATGAGCGTGCCGTTGGTGTAGACCATGAACGATGCGTCGGTATGCTCCGCCACGACGTCCAGGAGAGGCTTGTAGGCGAAGGGTTCGCCGCCCGAGAGGACGAACCAGTAGATTCCCAGCTCCTTGGCCTCCCGCAGCAGCAGGTCGAAGCGCTCGCGCGGGATGAAGGGGCCGCGGGCGTAGCCGCCCGCCCAGCATCCTTTGCAGCGGAGGTTGCAGCCCGAGGTCGGATCGATCAGCAGGAAGACCGGGACGTGGACACCGTGTCGCTGTTCCGCCGCCCGCCGCTGGGACGGCGCGAAGAGGAGCTGGTGGATGGCCCAGTTGGTCACGATCCGCTTCACCATGGTCCGGTTGGTCAAGAGCTGCCGCGCCCGCTCCGCGATGGCGGGGTCGCCGCTCACGCGCCGCCGGAAGGCGAGGAACTGCTCCCGGACCCCCGGGTCGCGGACGAAGCGCTCGACGGTGTCCAGGATCCGGTCCAGCCGGCCCGCCGGATCCGGCATCAGATACGAGACGGCGGCGTCGACGGCGGCTTCCGCCGTCCGCCGGGCGACGGCCAGCTCGGCCTGGCTCCACCAGGATCGCCCGTTCATCGCTTCCGGCATGGAGATGCACCCCCTTGTCAGATGGGACCGGCGCCCATCGCGGCGGGGCGGCCACCCGCCCGGCCGCGACCCGGCCGCGATGCTACGAAGGACCAGCCTCCGGCCGTGCACGGGGATCGATCATCGGAAGTTTCAAAGCATTTGAAAGGGAATTTGGAAACAAGGCGAGGCCGTCCGGATCCCGCCGGCCCGCGAGACCGGGCACATGCGGCTTCCTGGGCGCAGGCGGAGGCTTCGACACGGGCCGCTCACCCTTTGGCAGATGTTCCGGCATCGATCCCGCAGGCGCAGGCTCACCCGCTCACTTGTGAAACTAGGAGCATCGGGAGGATCTGTCAAGGCGATGAACACATCAGCTTTAGTTGCAAGTTTTCAACGCAGGATCCTGCTCAAATGGAAATTCAGACGAGAGGCCGGGAAGCTGTCCGCGGGACAGCCGGCCCCGCGAGGCGGCGGTGGAGGCCAGGAGATACCGCTCTTCTCGCGGAACCCACTCGGGCGGTGATGTGCGGCGATGTTCACGCTGGTGGTGGGCGCGCGGCGGAGCGGCAAGTCCACCTTCGCCGAGCGGCTGGCCGCCTGCCTTGAGGAGGAGGCGCACCTCCCCGTCACCTACGTCGCCACCGCCCGCCCGGACCACCCGGAGATGCTGGAGCGGATCCGCGCGCACCGGGCGCGGCGGCCGCCGGCGTGGGAGACGCTGGAGCCCGACGCCTGGCGGCCGGAGGCGCTTCCTGCGGCCCTGGAGTCCCTGGCGCAGGAGCGCCTCGTGCTCCTGGACGAGGCGAGCCTCTGGGTGGCCACCTGCCTGGACGCCTGGGCGGAGACGGGGCCGGGGGCGGGGGTGGCCGAGGCGGCGTACCGGCGGCTGCTGGCGCGGCTGGTGAGGGCGCTGGCGGGGAGGAGGGCGCCGGCGGTGGTGGTCAGCGGCGAAGCCGGGGCGGGGATCGTGCCGCCGGATCCGGGGGCGCGCCGCTTCGTCGACTGGCTCGGCCGGCTCAACCAGGAGCTGGCTGCCGAGGCCGGGCGCGTGGTCTGGATGGTGGCCGGCCTGCCGCTGGCGGTCAAGGGGGAGCTGCCGGAGTGCGCGCGCGCACGCTGATGGTCCAGGGGACCGGCTCGGGCGTGGGGAAGAGCTTCCTGGTGACGGGGCTCTGCCGCCTCTTCGCCCAGGCCGGGCTGAGGGTGGCCCCCTTCAAGGCGCAGAACATGTCGCTCAACGCCTGGGTGGCGGCCGACGGCGGCGAGATGGCCCGGGCGCAGGCGGTCCAGGCGGAGGCGGCCGGGGTCGAGCCGCGCGTCGAGATGAACCCCATCCTCCTCAAGCCCAAGGGGGACGGCGTCAGCCAGGTGATCCTCCGCGGGCGGCCCCTGGGGGACCTGGGCGCGGGGGCCCTCTGGGCGGAGGGGGAGCGGCTCTGGGCGGCGGTCGCGGAGGCGCTGGACCGCCTTCGCGAGGCCTTCGACCTGGTGGTGATCGAGGGTGCGGGGAGCCCGGCGGAGCTGAACCTGCGCCGCCACGACCTGGCCAACATGCGCGTGGCCGGGGCGGCCGGCGCCCCCGTCCTCCTGGTCGGCGACATCGAGCGGGGAGGCATCTTCGCGGCGCTCCTGGGCACGCTCGACCTCCTGCCGCCGGAGGAGCGGCGGAGGGTGCGGGGCCTGGTGGTCAACAAGTTCCGCGGCGACCTGCGCCTCTTCGAGGACGGGGTGCGCATCCTGGAGGAGCGGGGCGGCGTGCCGGTGGTGGGGGTGCTTCCTCGCCTGGAGGTGGAGATCGAGCCGGAGGACGCGCTGGACCTGGGCGGGCGCGCGGCCTGGACCGCGCCGGCGGCCGAGCCCGGGACGCTGGAGATCGCCGTGGTCCTCCACCCGCACCTCTCCAACTTCAGCGACCTGGAACCGCTCCGCCGCCGGCCCGGCGTCCGCCTCCGGCCGGTGCGGCGGCCGGAGGAGCTGGGGGAGCCGGACGCCATCCTCCTCCCGGGCAGCAAGAACACCGTCGACGACCTGCGGGCGCACCGGGAGAGCGGCCCCCGTCCCCCGGGTCGCGACCCCCCGGCGCGGTATGGCCGGCTCAGCTTCCGAAGGTAGACGGCACGGCCGAGCGTCCCGCCGAGGCGCTGGCCTCGAACGGCCACCTGCCTTCGGCCGGGGAGCCTCCAGGGCCGCGGACTCTCCTGCAGGGAGGCGGAGCCGGCTCGCGAATTCGGCAAGCGCGTGCTTGAGGCGGTGGTCGCCGGCCTTTCCCGCGGCAACGGAGGGGTGAGCCATGATCGAGCGCATCGACAACGTCGGTGTCGCGACCCGGCGTCTGGAGGCGATGGAACGGTTCTACGGCCTGCTCGGCTTCGAGGTGGTGGAGAGGGACGCGACGCCCGGCGTCCTGATGGCGGCGGGCAGTGCACGCCTCTACCTCTTCGAGACGAGGGCCGAGGGAGCAGGCGCCCAGCGACGCCCGGAGCTGGTCGACGACCCGCCCGGGCTGGACCACCTGAGCTTCTGGGTGAGCGACGTGGACGACGCCTGCCGCCGGTTGCGGGAGCAGGGCGTCGTCTTGACCGGCGAGCCGGAGGACCAGCCCTGGGGGGCACGGGCCTGCAGCCTCAACGACCCCGACGGCAACCTGGTCTTTCTCCTCGGCCCGCGGAGGGGACGCTGAAGCCGGCCGCACCCCGCCCAGGGCGACGGGCGGCCCCGGGCTCTCCGCGCCGCGGACCCGTCGCCCCCTCGTCCTCGGCGGCGAAGACCCAGCGCCGGTATCCCCACCAGTCGACCAGGGCGGTGAGCGCCGCCCCGCCGAGGCGCGCCGCCGGCGGGGCGAGAACGTCGGCCAGGGAGGCGGTCGCCACCGCCCCGGCCAGGAGCGCCGTGCCGCTCACCAGCAGGAAGCGGAGCGGCCGCGCCTCGCTCCGGAAGACCCAGCCGCGCTGGAGCAGGAAGCTCTGCACCATGGCGCTGCCCCCCGAGAGGAGGGCGAGCCAGGCGTGCGTCCCGGCGCCGCTCGCATCCAGCCAGGCGGAGCCGACCGTGTAGAGCCCGACATCGGTCAGCGTGTTGAGCAGCCCCGCCGTCGCGAAGCGCAGAAACCGGAGAAGCTCCGGCACCTCGTCGACCTCCGGGCGTAATGGGCCCGGAAAGCCCAGGGTCCATGCGTCGCCCCGCGCCCTGCCGGCACGTTCCGCGCTTTTCCGCATAGGACGGACCAGGGGTGGAGCGGGATGGACCTCAACTGGACGGACGCCGGACTGGCCGCCGTCGGCGCGCTGGTCGGCTTCTTCCTGCGCCGCTTCTCCCGGGATCCGGCGCAGCTGGCCCGGCTGATGGAGATCGCGCAGATCGTGGTGCGCGCGGTCGAGGAAGTCGGCGCCCTCTACGGCTGGGACGGGCCGACCAAGAAGAGCGAGGCGGACCGCCGCCTGCGGCGCCTGGCCGCCATCCACGGCCTCCGCCTGCGGAACGAGGAAGTGGACACGGTCATCGAGGCCGCCGTCGCCGACCTCAAGGGGGCCGGCCTCCAGATCGCCCGCCGGCGCCCCGCCACCGCCGCCCGGCCGGCCGTCCCCCGGGCGTAGCAGGGCTCCCGGAAGGCCGCCGTCGGCGCCCCGGGGATGTCCGACTCTCGGCTTCCTGGCAGGAGAAACGGCTCGGCTGGCGAATGCGTTGGCCCGTGATCAGTTCCACCGGGCCGGCCGGAGGCGTTCCGCGCGGTGCAGCGCGGGGGGAGCCCGCACGGGGGAAGCTTACCTGGAAGGCTTGGCCGCCCTGCAGGTGCAAGATTGCAGTAGACTCAGTGCTGTGAGCGTACGAGACGCCGCGGGCCGGCGTGGGCGGCGAACTTGCCAAGGAGGTCGACGACATGGCCTATGTCATCTGCGAACCGTGCATCGGTGTGAAGGACAAGTCCTGCCAGGAGGTCTGCCCGGTCAACTGCATCGTCGAGGGTGACGACCAGCTCTACA
This genomic window contains:
- a CDS encoding bifunctional adenosylcobinamide kinase/adenosylcobinamide-phosphate guanylyltransferase produces the protein MFTLVVGARRSGKSTFAERLAACLEEEAHLPVTYVATARPDHPEMLERIRAHRARRPPAWETLEPDAWRPEALPAALESLAQERLVLLDEASLWVATCLDAWAETGPGAGVAEAAYRRLLARLVRALAGRRAPAVVVSGEAGAGIVPPDPGARRFVDWLGRLNQELAAEAGRVVWMVAGLPLAVKGELPECARAR
- a CDS encoding cobyric acid synthase, coding for MRARTLMVQGTGSGVGKSFLVTGLCRLFAQAGLRVAPFKAQNMSLNAWVAADGGEMARAQAVQAEAAGVEPRVEMNPILLKPKGDGVSQVILRGRPLGDLGAGALWAEGERLWAAVAEALDRLREAFDLVVIEGAGSPAELNLRRHDLANMRVAGAAGAPVLLVGDIERGGIFAALLGTLDLLPPEERRRVRGLVVNKFRGDLRLFEDGVRILEERGGVPVVGVLPRLEVEIEPEDALDLGGRAAWTAPAAEPGTLEIAVVLHPHLSNFSDLEPLRRRPGVRLRPVRRPEELGEPDAILLPGSKNTVDDLRAHRESGPRPPGRDPPARYGRLSFRR
- a CDS encoding VOC family protein; protein product: MIERIDNVGVATRRLEAMERFYGLLGFEVVERDATPGVLMAAGSARLYLFETRAEGAGAQRRPELVDDPPGLDHLSFWVSDVDDACRRLREQGVVLTGEPEDQPWGARACSLNDPDGNLVFLLGPRRGR
- a CDS encoding GtrA family protein; this encodes MPELLRFLRFATAGLLNTLTDVGLYTVGSAWLDASGAGTHAWLALLSGGSAMVQSFLLQRGWVFRSEARPLRFLLVSGTALLAGAVATASLADVLAPPAARLGGAALTALVDWWGYRRWVFAAEDEGATGPRRGEPGAARRPGRGAAGFSVPSAGRGERPGCRRGR
- a CDS encoding phage holin, LLH family, yielding MDLNWTDAGLAAVGALVGFFLRRFSRDPAQLARLMEIAQIVVRAVEEVGALYGWDGPTKKSEADRRLRRLAAIHGLRLRNEEVDTVIEAAVADLKGAGLQIARRRPATAARPAVPRA